The following proteins are co-located in the Pochonia chlamydosporia 170 chromosome 6, whole genome shotgun sequence genome:
- a CDS encoding dichlorophenoxyacetate alpha-ketoglutarate dioxygenase protein (similar to Neofusicoccum parvum UCRNP2 XP_007579575.1), with product MSTETITVTPTATWVPLKIEGVIPEPYYSPKFNLKIIPLHPTFACELLGVDWSKDISPELYQEIRDIVDKFGVVVCRDTGLTDEGHIKFSANFGDLDDVRPYQKAGRKHRLAHPELFDAGNIDPNTGDVAPLTAAQVIGNKANELFHVDSSFNGRRAGHSLLLAHVLPPPGTGGSTEYADSRTAYDDLTAAKKEQIKELVANHSLFHSRKTVMPDYFKDTDPSKLPLSKHKLSQVHEWSGRKNLYIASYVYSIDGLDVDESKALIAELLDHVQKPQYRVTIDWHQPGDMIIWDNTSVMHRATGGSYEGNFRRDMRRTTVKDMSRDKYGLNGYGADWRVGLP from the exons ATGTCTACAGAAACCATTACGGTTACGCCTACTGCCACTTGGGTGCCGTTGAAGATTGAGGGCGTGATCCCAGAACCATACTACAGCCCCAAATTCAACCTGAAAATCATTCCACTACATCCCACGTTTGCCTGTGAACTTCTGGGAGTCGATTGGAGCAAGGATATCTCTCCAGAACTATACCAAGAGATTCGAGATATTGTTGACAAG TTCGGAGTTGTGGTATGTCGAGATACAGGGCTAACTGACGAAGGACACATCAAATTTTCTGCCAACTTTGGTGACTTGGATGATGTCAGGCCGTATCAGAAGGCCGGCCGCAAGCATCGTCTCGCCCACCCAGAGCTTTTTGATGCAGGCAATATTGACCCAAATACTGGCGATGTCGCACCGCTAACGGCCGCCCAAGTTATTGGGAACAAG GCTAACGAGCTCTTTCATGTCGACTCATCTTTTAATGGACGCCGTGCGGGACATTCACTTCTCCTCGCTCATGTTTTGCCTCCTCCCGGTACGGGAGGTTCGACAGAG TATGCAGATTCGCGGACTGCTTACGACGATCTTACCGCTGCAAAGAAGGAGCAGATCAAAGAGTTGGTGGCGAACCACTCGCTTTTCCACTCACGCAAGACGGTCATGCCGGATTATTTCAAGGATACCGATCCTAGCAAGCTGCCATTGAGCAAGCATAAGTTATCCCAGGTTCACgagtggtctggtcggaAG AACCTCTACATTGCATCCTACGTTTATAGCATAGATGGCTTAGATGTGGATGAAAGCAAGGCATTGATCGCGGAGCTGTTGGACCATGTTCAAAAGCCTCAGTATCGGGTCACCATCGACTGGCATCAGCCTGGAGATATGATCATTTGGGACAATACTTCGGTCATGCACAGGGCAACCGGGGGTTCATACGAGGGCAACTTCAGGCGAGATATGAGGCGCACGACAGTCAAGGACATGAGCAGGGACAAATACGGTCTCAATGGCTATGGGGCGGACTGGCGAGTTGGTCTCCCATGA
- a CDS encoding sugar transporter (similar to Verticillium alfalfae VaMs.102 XP_003008031.1): MAGPTTEPAFTRYRNNTNPRWWKDAGLRVNVLHCAGLYFCVFYLGYDASLLNGLQTIPQWQTYFHHPDSNLLGLISASMFLPAIITPYISSIINSRWGRKVAILIGSLLLILGAFINAFAKNIGTFIAGRVLVGAAGPFGKITAVALLQEIAHPRLRPLLSTSFYPNYYFGSIAAAWFCFGSLRWGDTSWSWRAPCLFQIMAPLVVLVFLIFIPESPRWLVHHGQKDKAIRILAKYHANGDANDELVLHEYNEICYAIQLEEENSKTSFRDFVKTPGNRRRLLVLLTMATGTNWVGNGIITYYLAPVLKIAGITDSTQISGINGGLAVWNLFLSYFGAFNAERVGRRKLWMASTIGMLLSYVVMTGLSGSFASDHNRSVGIAIVPMLFIYYGFYDIGWTPLPFAYGAEILPYHMRLKGLSIMLSVQSVAQAFNQWVNPVALSSISWKYYIVYICLLCVYLVIIYFFFPETRKLTIEEVSLIFDTGRLGDSAAVTAELSGGSKVVMDMEDKNSQRQPIEVTRDHVEHKRI; the protein is encoded by the exons ATGGCAGGTCCAACGACCGAACCAGCTTTCACACGATATCGCAATAACACCAATCCACGGTGGTGGAAAGATGCAGGCTTGAGAGTCAACGTGCTGCATTGCGCTGGCTTGTACTTTTGTGTCTTCTATCTTGG CTATGATGCCTCGCTGCTAAATGGTCTTCAGACCATTCCCCAATGGCAGACATACTTTCATCATCCCGATAGCAACCTCTTGGGTCTTATATCTGCTAGCATGTTTCTGC CTGCGATCAT AACCCCATATATTAGTTCCATCATCAATTCCAGATGGGGCCGTAAAGTTGCCATCTTAATCGGATCGTTACTTTTA ATCCTCGGGGCCTTTATCAACGCCTTCGCCAAGAACATTGGTACTTTTATCGCCGGCAGGGTTCTCGTTGG TGCGGCGGGCCCGTTCGGGAAGATCACTGCCGTTGCACTACTGCAGGAAATTGCTCACCCACGACTTCGACC CCTGCTTTCCACATCGTTCTACCCGAATTACTATTTTGGGTCCATCGCTGCAGCGTGGTTTTGCT TTGGGTCGCTTCGTTGGGGAGACACGTCCTGGTCTTGGCGTGCACCATGCTTGTTCCAAATTATGGCTCCTCTCGTCGTCTTAGTTtttctcatcttcataccagAAAGTCCTAGG TGGCTCGTTCATCATGGGCAAAAGGATAAAGCCATTCGTATTCTTGCCAAATATCACGCCAACGGTGACGCGAATGATGAGCTTGTGCTGCATGAATACAACGAGATTTGCTACGCAATTCAACTTGAAGAGGAAAACTCTAAAACGAGCTTCCGGGATTTTGTTAAAACGCCTGGAAATAGGAGACGTCTTCTTGTGCTTTTAACTATGGCAACCGGTACT AACTGGGTTGGAAACGGCATAATAACTTACTATCTTGCCCCCGTCTTGAAGATTGCTGGAATCACGGATAGCACACAAATTT CTGGAATAAATGGTGGTTTGGCAGTGTGGAACTTGTTTCTTTCGTATTTCGGCGCTTTCAATGCCGAACGAGTTGGCCGTCGAAAATTGTGGATGGCCTCTACAATTGGAATGTTGCTTTCATATGTTGTTATGACTGGTCTATCA GGCTCGTTTGCATCGGATCATAACCGATCTGTGGGGATTGCCATTGTGCCTATGCTTTTCATCTATTACGGATTCTACGATATTGGATGGACGCCTCTGCCTT TCGCGTATGGTGCAGAGATTCTACCATATCACATGCGCCTGAAAGGTCTCAGTATAATGCTCTCAGTGCAGAGTGTAGCGCAAGCATTT AACCAATGGGTCAACCCTGTTGCCCTGTCTTCCATTTCGTGGAAATA TTACATTGTCTATATTTGTCTTCTCTGTGTTTATCTAGTTATTAtttacttcttctttcccgaAACCCG GAAACTTACCATCGAAGAAGTGTCCTTGATTTTTGACACTGGTCGGCTGGGTGATTCTGCTGCTGTGACAGCAGAGCTCAGTGGTGGATCCAAGGTtgtgatggacatggaagataAGAACAGTCAGCGCCAGCCTATCGAGGTAACCCGGGACCATGTCGAGCACAAGAGAATCTAA
- a CDS encoding glycoside hydrolase, superfamily (similar to Metarhizium robertsii ARSEF 23 XP_007823115.2), producing MVNISSLALAVLATTAVAGNNPKRGLAANDGIPITNFGGSFKGKKSQVNWQYNWDSTTKNKMGFTEFVPMLWGTQSYHTNQWHNNVVSWTKKGTKHILGFNEPDRPDQANMSPAAAVAAWKKYMEPFAGQVKLGAPAVSNGGFDWLSKFLDQCKGCHIDFVPVHWYNDHSLEKDLENWVNKVCKLVKGRKVWITEFQGFGSPADQSAFLKKAMPFLDKNGCVDRYAYFGTANPSKVLLQNGGPNLSALGTQFAFSPFGSGSV from the exons ATGGTTAACATCAgctctttggctttggcagtgTTGGCAACAACGGCTGTTGCTGGTAACAACCCAAAACGTGGCCTGGCTGCCAATGACGGTATTCCCATCACAAACTTCGGCGGCTCTTTCAAGGGCAAAAAGTCCCAAGTTAACTGGCAGTATAACTGGGacagcaccaccaagaaTAAGATGGGTTTTACTGAGTTCGTCCCCATGCTCTGGGGCACTCAGAGCTACCACACCAACCAGTGGCATAACAACGTCGTAAGCTGGACGAAGAAGGGAACCAAGCATATTCTCGGATTCAACGAGCCCGACCGCCCAGATCAGGCTAACATgtctcctgctgctgctgtggctgcatggAAAAAGTACATGGAGCCTTTTGCTGGTCAGGTGAAACTTGGTGCACCTGCGGTCTCTAACGGTGGTTTTGACTGGCTCAGCAAATTCCTTGACCAGTGCAAAGGCTGCCATATTGACTTTGTCCCGGTCCACTGGTACAATGACCATAGCTTGGAAAAGGATTTGGAAAACTGGGTTAACAAAGTTTGCAAATTGGTCAAAGGTCGCAAAGTGTGGATTACCGAG TTTCAAGGCTTTGGTTCCCCCGCTGATCAGAGTGCGTTCCTCAAGAAGGCGATGCCCTTCCTTGACAAGAACGGCTGTGTAGACCGATATGCCTACTTTGGTACTGCCAACCCCAGCAAAGTTCTCCTTCAAAATGGCGGACCAAATCTTTCTGCGCTGGGCACTCAGTTTGCTTTCAGCCCATTTGGATCGGGAAGCGTTTAG
- a CDS encoding carbohydrate esterase family 1 protein (similar to Metarhizium robertsii ARSEF 23 XP_007823116.2) — protein sequence MAYVLAVRSLAVLSAIFSTVAAAPGVTRSLSPYTGGDTSGCGKTHIFQGIGLPIYRGVKSSNIDRSYSVHLPSNYDKNHQYPTILGFHGSSSVGLFFQADTKLDEARFTGDKIMVYPNGLGGAWAGANYSKATVSQDLQFVWDLLTDLRRNFCVDSARIYATGLSIGGGFVDTIACNSTVGGEFAAFAPASGSFYTNNDANHDLCKPARVPTPILEFHGGADTDVKYEGGQGEGGGEPSIVNWLSRWATRNSCDTPNNQEDLFGGDVHHLSWTCQGQDGVVQHYKTDDQKHDWPSTEPNFSQLAAGDKPTHIDASAIIQDFFMRFTRPGS from the exons ATGGCGTATGTATTGGCGGTTCGCTCCCTGGCTGTCCTCTCCGCCATTTTCTCCACTGTTGCCGCTGCTCCAGGGGTAACAAGAAGCTTGAGCCCATACACGGGCGGGGACACATCAGGATGCGGAAAGACTCATATCTTCCAAGGCATTGGCCTCCCAATCTATCGTGGGGTTAAGTCTAGCAATATCGATCGCAGTTACAGTGTGCATCTACCCTCCAATTACGACAAAAACCATCAATATCCCACTATTCTCGGCTTTCATGGCTCTAGCAGCGTTGGGCTTTTCTTTCAGGCGGATACCAAGCTCGATGAGGCACGGTTCACAGGAGACAAAATCATGGTGTACCCCAATGGCTTGGGAGGTGCTTGGGCCGGTGCCAACTACTCCAAGGCCACCGTGAGCCAGGACTTGCAATTCGTTTGGGATCTCCTCACCGACTTGCGACGGAATTTCTGTGTTGATAGTGCACGAATATACGCCACGGGTTTGTCCATTGGCGGCGGGTTCGTGGACACAATAGCATGTAACAGCACTGTGGGAGGCGAGTTTGCCGCGTTTGCGCCAGCATCTGGATCCTTTTACACCAATAACGACGCCAACCATGATCTCTGCAAACCTGCGCGGGTTCCAACACCTATACTGGAGTTTCATGGTGGAGCGGACACGGATGTTAAATACGAGGGTGGCCAAGgcgagggtggtggtgagcCATCCATCGTGAACTG GCTTAGTAGGTGGGCGACACGGAACTCTTGCGACACGCCAAACAACCAAGAGGATTTGTTTGGCGGTGATGTGCACCATCTTAGCTGGACATGCCAAGGGCAGGACGGAGTAGTTCAACATTACAAAACTGATGATCAAA AGCACGACTGGCCGTCAACCGAGCCCAACTTCTCACAGTTGGCTGCTGGCGATAAACCCACGCACATTGACGCCAGCGCGATTATTCAGGACTTTTTTATGCGATTCACGCGCCCTGGAAGCTGA
- a CDS encoding metallophosphoesterase (similar to Metarhizium robertsii ARSEF 23 XP_007823121.1) codes for MLREVLLLWCSAARWSLQAPTARQASNDELPSLKFNANGTFQISVFSDMHFGQYESSTGPEQDRNTVRVIGDVLDFDPPELVVLNGDLINGDTTWEHNSTHYIDQIVAPIIQRNLTWASTYGNHDHSYYMDGDDILKREQMWTGARTQKMVDTETSGTTNYYLLVYSADCSDDSCSPTLVLYFFDSRGGFYREGVAQENWVDTSVVTWFNETKASLFKKYDKMIPSLAFVHVPINATWAIQTEAGPKPHYQPGINDEPAVAQQGEGWCSNNSLYETCNYGGQDVPFMEALVSTTGLMGLFYGHDHGQSWCYKWDSLLPGMTVAGNGINLCYGQHSGYGGYGDWIRGARQIVVTESKLKDLAFDTHIRLESGEVVGAVSLNSTFNTDYYPATPNQLTYMDKVSGGNVDVFLSESSAPGLHSKIGRGMPAALSYLAIWMIVVWILF; via the exons ATGCTGCGGGAGGTGTTGCTTCTGTGGTGTTCTGCAGCGCGGTGGTCTCTGCAAGCACCAACAGCTCGTCAAGCAAGCAATGATGAATTACCGTCGTTAAAGTTCAACGCCAATGGGACCTTTCAGATCTCCGTCTTCTCGGATATGCATTTTGGGCAAT ACGAGTCCAGCACTGGCCCAGAACAAGATCGCAACACGGTTCGTGTTATCGGAGATGTACTGGACTTTGATCCCCCGGAGCTTGTGGTGCTGAATGGCGACTTAATCAACGGCGACACCACTTGGGAACACAACAGCACACACTACATTGACCAAATTGTCGCCCCGATAATACAAAGAAACCTGACCTGGGCATCCACATATGGCAATCACGACCACAGTTACTacatggatggagatgaCATTTTGAAGCGGGAACAGATGTGGACCGGCGCCCGAACTCAGAAAATGGTGGATACAGAAACCAGCGGAACCACAAACTATTACTTGCTGGTGTATTCGGCAGACTGTAGTGACGACAGCTGCTCTCCTACACTCGTCCTCTATTTCTTTGATTCTCGTGGGGGGTTTTACCGCGAGGGTGTCGCCCAAGAAAACTGGGTTGACACCAGCGTCGTGACTTGGTTCAACGAAACCAAGGCGTCATTGTTCAAGAAATACGACAAGATGATTCCTTCGCTGGCATTCGTTCACGTCCCTATCAATGCCACCTGGGCGATACAAACAGAGGCCGGGCCGAAGCCTCACTACCAACCCGGTATCAATGACGAgcctgctgttgctcaacaaggagaaggatggtGTAGCAACAACAGTCTATACGAGACTTGTAACTACGGCGGTCAAGATGTCCCATTTATGGAGGCTTTGGTCAGCACGACAGGCCTGATGGGACTTTTCTATGGGCACGACCACGGCCAGAGCTGGTGCTATAAGTGGGATTCATTACTGCCCGGAATGACTGTTGCTGGGAACGGAATCAACCTTTGTTATGGACAGCATTCAGGATACGGCGGGTACGGCGATTGGATCCGAGGCGCTCGCCAAATCGTTGTGACGGAATCCAAACTCAAGGACCTCGCCTTTGACACTCACATTCGTCTTGAATCCGGCGAAGTAGTGGGTGCTGTGTCGCTAAACTCAACCTTTAACACCGATTACTATCCGGCCACGCCGAACCAGTTGACTTATATGGATAAGGTCTCGGGCGGCAATGTTGACGTGTTTCTGTCTGAGTCTTCGGCGCCAGGATTGCATAGTAAGATTGGGCGTGGCATGCCAGCAGCGCTTAGCTACCTTGCAATCTGGATGATTGTGGTATGGATACTTTTTTGA